One genomic segment of Acanthopagrus latus isolate v.2019 chromosome 14, fAcaLat1.1, whole genome shotgun sequence includes these proteins:
- the pphln1 gene encoding periphilin-1 isoform X6 — translation MTYRRDRSIREMYDERFITERPGPYPRGAGAPERRGPFGRPEDDYSRGSGYEYEGGPRFFPNGGGPRNYHEDQRGYHGDSIHFPAERRAGPPSRREDYPYRGPREDPHTGRPLEFGARAPPPHSVRNQGIYPAARSLPESGEDTLVQAILNLDRGEDRDHYRRKAAPFPPLRERSPVRREVARSPHSRSGSSVSSRGYSPDRAKGLLYPSQQGYEETFSQNKTTDKIPGLSREGSPHSATSNKEENHPLEGEREESLMAPVVEESQRLSADNFQERRAQAIAAKAHEIEKMYRQDCETFGMVVKMLVAKDPNLEKQLQVPLRENLGEIRERCLEDLKHFISELDEAVRQPEPSVCDSTTPPAALTGHKLSKTGINHSSSY, via the exons A TGACATACAGGAGAGACAGGAGTATACGAGAGATGTATGATGAACGCTTTATAACAGAGAGACCG GGTCCATACCCACGGGGAGCTGGTGCACCGGAGAGGAGAGGCCCGTTTGGCAGGCCAGAGGACGACTACAGCCGTGGCAGCGGGTATGAATACGAAGGAGGTCCGCGCTTTTTCCCGAATGGAGGAGGCCCACGAAATTATCATGAAGACCAGAGGGGCTACCATGGCGACAGTATCCATTTCCCTGCTGAACGCAGAGCTGGTCCACCTTCAAGGAGG GAGGATTATCCTTACAGAGGACCCAGGGAAGACCCACACACAGGACGGCCTTTGGAGTTTGG CGCTCGTGCACCACCTCCTCATAGCGTGCGAAACCAGGGCATCTACCCAGCAGCCAGATCGCTCCCAGAGAGCGGGGAGGACACACTAGTGCAGGCCATCCTCAACCTGGACAGAGG GGAGGACAGAGACCACTACAGGAGAAAGGCAGCCCCGTTCCCTCCTCTCAGAGAACGCTCCCCTGTGCGCCGCGAGGTGGCCCGCTCCCCCCACAGTCGCTCCGGCTCAAGCGTCAGCAGCAGGGGCTACTCACCAGACAGAGCCAAGGGCCTGCTGTATCCCTCACAGCAAG GGTATGAGGAGACTTTTTCTCAGAACAAGACGACTG ACAAAATTCCTGGCCTGTCAAGAGAAGGCTCCCCACACAGCGCAACTTCAAATAAG GAGGAGAACCATCCtctggagggagaaagagaggagagtcTGATGGCCCCAGTCGTGGAGGAGAGCCAAAGGTTGTCTGCAGACAACTTTCAAGAACGACGAGCCCAAGCCATCGCAGCCAAAGCTCATGAGATAGAGAAG ATGTACCGTCAGGACTGCGAGACATTTGGCATGGTGGTAAAGATGCTGGTAGCTAAAGATCCCAACCTGGAGAAGCAGCTACAGGTCCCCCTCAGGGAGAACCTCGGCGAGATCCGCGAACGTTGCCTAGAAGACCTGAAACACTTCATCAGCGAGCTGGACGAGGCGGTCCGGCAGCCAGAACCGTCCGTCTGCGACTCGACCACCCCGCCTGCAGCTCTGACGGGTCATAAACTCTCAAAGACAGGAATCAATCACAGCTCATCTTACTGA
- the pphln1 gene encoding periphilin-1 isoform X8, giving the protein MTYRRDRSIREMYDERFITERPGPYPRGAGAPERRGPFGRPEDDYSRGSGYEYEGGPRFFPNGGGPRNYHEDQRGYHGDSIHFPAERRAGPPSRREDYPYRGPREDPHTGRPLEFGARAPPPHSVRNQGIYPAARSLPESGEDTLVQAILNLDRGEDRDHYRRKAAPFPPLRERSPVRREVARSPHSRSGSSVSSRGYSPDRAKGLLYPSQQDKIPGLSREGSPHSATSNKEENHPLEGEREESLMAPVVEESQRLSADNFQERRAQAIAAKAHEIEKMYRQDCETFGMVVKMLVAKDPNLEKQLQVPLRENLGEIRERCLEDLKHFISELDEAVRQPEPSVCDSTTPPAALTGHKLSKTGINHSSSY; this is encoded by the exons A TGACATACAGGAGAGACAGGAGTATACGAGAGATGTATGATGAACGCTTTATAACAGAGAGACCG GGTCCATACCCACGGGGAGCTGGTGCACCGGAGAGGAGAGGCCCGTTTGGCAGGCCAGAGGACGACTACAGCCGTGGCAGCGGGTATGAATACGAAGGAGGTCCGCGCTTTTTCCCGAATGGAGGAGGCCCACGAAATTATCATGAAGACCAGAGGGGCTACCATGGCGACAGTATCCATTTCCCTGCTGAACGCAGAGCTGGTCCACCTTCAAGGAGG GAGGATTATCCTTACAGAGGACCCAGGGAAGACCCACACACAGGACGGCCTTTGGAGTTTGG CGCTCGTGCACCACCTCCTCATAGCGTGCGAAACCAGGGCATCTACCCAGCAGCCAGATCGCTCCCAGAGAGCGGGGAGGACACACTAGTGCAGGCCATCCTCAACCTGGACAGAGG GGAGGACAGAGACCACTACAGGAGAAAGGCAGCCCCGTTCCCTCCTCTCAGAGAACGCTCCCCTGTGCGCCGCGAGGTGGCCCGCTCCCCCCACAGTCGCTCCGGCTCAAGCGTCAGCAGCAGGGGCTACTCACCAGACAGAGCCAAGGGCCTGCTGTATCCCTCACAGCAAG ACAAAATTCCTGGCCTGTCAAGAGAAGGCTCCCCACACAGCGCAACTTCAAATAAG GAGGAGAACCATCCtctggagggagaaagagaggagagtcTGATGGCCCCAGTCGTGGAGGAGAGCCAAAGGTTGTCTGCAGACAACTTTCAAGAACGACGAGCCCAAGCCATCGCAGCCAAAGCTCATGAGATAGAGAAG ATGTACCGTCAGGACTGCGAGACATTTGGCATGGTGGTAAAGATGCTGGTAGCTAAAGATCCCAACCTGGAGAAGCAGCTACAGGTCCCCCTCAGGGAGAACCTCGGCGAGATCCGCGAACGTTGCCTAGAAGACCTGAAACACTTCATCAGCGAGCTGGACGAGGCGGTCCGGCAGCCAGAACCGTCCGTCTGCGACTCGACCACCCCGCCTGCAGCTCTGACGGGTCATAAACTCTCAAAGACAGGAATCAATCACAGCTCATCTTACTGA
- the pphln1 gene encoding periphilin-1 isoform X1 — translation MTYRRDRSIREMYDERFITERPGPYPRGAGAPERRGPFGRPEDDYSRGSGYEYEGGPRFFPNGGGPRNYHEDQRGYHGDSIHFPAERRAGPPSRREDYPYRGPREDPHTGRPLEFGARAPPPHSVRNQGIYPAARSLPESGEDTLVQAILNLDRGEDRDHYRRKAAPFPPLRERSPVRREVARSPHSRSGSSVSSRGYSPDRAKGLLYPSQQGKSADGPEGHAGVAEHAWGPLYSQQSGHDTLGYEETFSQNKTTDKIPGLSREGSPHSATSNKEENHPLEGEREESLMAPVVEESQRLSADNFQERRAQAIAAKAHEIEKMYRQDCETFGMVVKMLVAKDPNLEKQLQVPLRENLGEIRERCLEDLKHFISELDEAVRQPEPSVCDSTTPPAALTGHKLSKTGINHSSSY, via the exons A TGACATACAGGAGAGACAGGAGTATACGAGAGATGTATGATGAACGCTTTATAACAGAGAGACCG GGTCCATACCCACGGGGAGCTGGTGCACCGGAGAGGAGAGGCCCGTTTGGCAGGCCAGAGGACGACTACAGCCGTGGCAGCGGGTATGAATACGAAGGAGGTCCGCGCTTTTTCCCGAATGGAGGAGGCCCACGAAATTATCATGAAGACCAGAGGGGCTACCATGGCGACAGTATCCATTTCCCTGCTGAACGCAGAGCTGGTCCACCTTCAAGGAGG GAGGATTATCCTTACAGAGGACCCAGGGAAGACCCACACACAGGACGGCCTTTGGAGTTTGG CGCTCGTGCACCACCTCCTCATAGCGTGCGAAACCAGGGCATCTACCCAGCAGCCAGATCGCTCCCAGAGAGCGGGGAGGACACACTAGTGCAGGCCATCCTCAACCTGGACAGAGG GGAGGACAGAGACCACTACAGGAGAAAGGCAGCCCCGTTCCCTCCTCTCAGAGAACGCTCCCCTGTGCGCCGCGAGGTGGCCCGCTCCCCCCACAGTCGCTCCGGCTCAAGCGTCAGCAGCAGGGGCTACTCACCAGACAGAGCCAAGGGCCTGCTGTATCCCTCACAGCAAGGCAAGA GTGCGGACGGTCCAGAAGGTCACGCAGGTGTCGCTGAGCACGCCTGGGGGCCGCTCTATTCCCAACAGAGTGGACATGATACTTTGG GGTATGAGGAGACTTTTTCTCAGAACAAGACGACTG ACAAAATTCCTGGCCTGTCAAGAGAAGGCTCCCCACACAGCGCAACTTCAAATAAG GAGGAGAACCATCCtctggagggagaaagagaggagagtcTGATGGCCCCAGTCGTGGAGGAGAGCCAAAGGTTGTCTGCAGACAACTTTCAAGAACGACGAGCCCAAGCCATCGCAGCCAAAGCTCATGAGATAGAGAAG ATGTACCGTCAGGACTGCGAGACATTTGGCATGGTGGTAAAGATGCTGGTAGCTAAAGATCCCAACCTGGAGAAGCAGCTACAGGTCCCCCTCAGGGAGAACCTCGGCGAGATCCGCGAACGTTGCCTAGAAGACCTGAAACACTTCATCAGCGAGCTGGACGAGGCGGTCCGGCAGCCAGAACCGTCCGTCTGCGACTCGACCACCCCGCCTGCAGCTCTGACGGGTCATAAACTCTCAAAGACAGGAATCAATCACAGCTCATCTTACTGA
- the pphln1 gene encoding periphilin-1 isoform X3: protein MTYRRDRSIREMYDERFITERPGPYPRGAGAPERRGPFGRPEDDYSRGSGYEYEGGPRFFPNGGGPRNYHEDQRGYHGDSIHFPAERRAGPPSRREDYPYRGPREDPHTGRPLEFGARAPPPHSVRNQGIYPAARSLPESGEDTLVQAILNLDRGEDRDHYRRKAAPFPPLRERSPVRREVARSPHSRSGSSVSSRGYSPDRAKGLLYPSQQGKSADGPEGHAGVAEHAWGPLYSQQSGHDTLDKIPGLSREGSPHSATSNKEENHPLEGEREESLMAPVVEESQRLSADNFQERRAQAIAAKAHEIEKMYRQDCETFGMVVKMLVAKDPNLEKQLQVPLRENLGEIRERCLEDLKHFISELDEAVRQPEPSVCDSTTPPAALTGHKLSKTGINHSSSY, encoded by the exons A TGACATACAGGAGAGACAGGAGTATACGAGAGATGTATGATGAACGCTTTATAACAGAGAGACCG GGTCCATACCCACGGGGAGCTGGTGCACCGGAGAGGAGAGGCCCGTTTGGCAGGCCAGAGGACGACTACAGCCGTGGCAGCGGGTATGAATACGAAGGAGGTCCGCGCTTTTTCCCGAATGGAGGAGGCCCACGAAATTATCATGAAGACCAGAGGGGCTACCATGGCGACAGTATCCATTTCCCTGCTGAACGCAGAGCTGGTCCACCTTCAAGGAGG GAGGATTATCCTTACAGAGGACCCAGGGAAGACCCACACACAGGACGGCCTTTGGAGTTTGG CGCTCGTGCACCACCTCCTCATAGCGTGCGAAACCAGGGCATCTACCCAGCAGCCAGATCGCTCCCAGAGAGCGGGGAGGACACACTAGTGCAGGCCATCCTCAACCTGGACAGAGG GGAGGACAGAGACCACTACAGGAGAAAGGCAGCCCCGTTCCCTCCTCTCAGAGAACGCTCCCCTGTGCGCCGCGAGGTGGCCCGCTCCCCCCACAGTCGCTCCGGCTCAAGCGTCAGCAGCAGGGGCTACTCACCAGACAGAGCCAAGGGCCTGCTGTATCCCTCACAGCAAGGCAAGA GTGCGGACGGTCCAGAAGGTCACGCAGGTGTCGCTGAGCACGCCTGGGGGCCGCTCTATTCCCAACAGAGTGGACATGATACTTTGG ACAAAATTCCTGGCCTGTCAAGAGAAGGCTCCCCACACAGCGCAACTTCAAATAAG GAGGAGAACCATCCtctggagggagaaagagaggagagtcTGATGGCCCCAGTCGTGGAGGAGAGCCAAAGGTTGTCTGCAGACAACTTTCAAGAACGACGAGCCCAAGCCATCGCAGCCAAAGCTCATGAGATAGAGAAG ATGTACCGTCAGGACTGCGAGACATTTGGCATGGTGGTAAAGATGCTGGTAGCTAAAGATCCCAACCTGGAGAAGCAGCTACAGGTCCCCCTCAGGGAGAACCTCGGCGAGATCCGCGAACGTTGCCTAGAAGACCTGAAACACTTCATCAGCGAGCTGGACGAGGCGGTCCGGCAGCCAGAACCGTCCGTCTGCGACTCGACCACCCCGCCTGCAGCTCTGACGGGTCATAAACTCTCAAAGACAGGAATCAATCACAGCTCATCTTACTGA
- the pphln1 gene encoding periphilin-1 isoform X4, translating to MTYRRDRSIREMYDERFITERPGPYPRGAGAPERRGPFGRPEDDYSRGSGYEYEGGPRFFPNGGGPRNYHEDQRGYHGDSIHFPAERRAGPPSRREDYPYRGPREDPHTGRPLEFGARAPPPHSVRNQGIYPAARSLPESGEDTLVQAILNLDRGEDRDHYRRKAAPFPPLRERSPVRREVARSPHSRSGSSVSSRGYSPDRAKGLLYPSQQGADGPEGHAGVAEHAWGPLYSQQSGHDTLDKIPGLSREGSPHSATSNKEENHPLEGEREESLMAPVVEESQRLSADNFQERRAQAIAAKAHEIEKMYRQDCETFGMVVKMLVAKDPNLEKQLQVPLRENLGEIRERCLEDLKHFISELDEAVRQPEPSVCDSTTPPAALTGHKLSKTGINHSSSY from the exons A TGACATACAGGAGAGACAGGAGTATACGAGAGATGTATGATGAACGCTTTATAACAGAGAGACCG GGTCCATACCCACGGGGAGCTGGTGCACCGGAGAGGAGAGGCCCGTTTGGCAGGCCAGAGGACGACTACAGCCGTGGCAGCGGGTATGAATACGAAGGAGGTCCGCGCTTTTTCCCGAATGGAGGAGGCCCACGAAATTATCATGAAGACCAGAGGGGCTACCATGGCGACAGTATCCATTTCCCTGCTGAACGCAGAGCTGGTCCACCTTCAAGGAGG GAGGATTATCCTTACAGAGGACCCAGGGAAGACCCACACACAGGACGGCCTTTGGAGTTTGG CGCTCGTGCACCACCTCCTCATAGCGTGCGAAACCAGGGCATCTACCCAGCAGCCAGATCGCTCCCAGAGAGCGGGGAGGACACACTAGTGCAGGCCATCCTCAACCTGGACAGAGG GGAGGACAGAGACCACTACAGGAGAAAGGCAGCCCCGTTCCCTCCTCTCAGAGAACGCTCCCCTGTGCGCCGCGAGGTGGCCCGCTCCCCCCACAGTCGCTCCGGCTCAAGCGTCAGCAGCAGGGGCTACTCACCAGACAGAGCCAAGGGCCTGCTGTATCCCTCACAGCAAG GTGCGGACGGTCCAGAAGGTCACGCAGGTGTCGCTGAGCACGCCTGGGGGCCGCTCTATTCCCAACAGAGTGGACATGATACTTTGG ACAAAATTCCTGGCCTGTCAAGAGAAGGCTCCCCACACAGCGCAACTTCAAATAAG GAGGAGAACCATCCtctggagggagaaagagaggagagtcTGATGGCCCCAGTCGTGGAGGAGAGCCAAAGGTTGTCTGCAGACAACTTTCAAGAACGACGAGCCCAAGCCATCGCAGCCAAAGCTCATGAGATAGAGAAG ATGTACCGTCAGGACTGCGAGACATTTGGCATGGTGGTAAAGATGCTGGTAGCTAAAGATCCCAACCTGGAGAAGCAGCTACAGGTCCCCCTCAGGGAGAACCTCGGCGAGATCCGCGAACGTTGCCTAGAAGACCTGAAACACTTCATCAGCGAGCTGGACGAGGCGGTCCGGCAGCCAGAACCGTCCGTCTGCGACTCGACCACCCCGCCTGCAGCTCTGACGGGTCATAAACTCTCAAAGACAGGAATCAATCACAGCTCATCTTACTGA
- the pphln1 gene encoding periphilin-1 isoform X2 produces the protein MTYRRDRSIREMYDERFITERPGPYPRGAGAPERRGPFGRPEDDYSRGSGYEYEGGPRFFPNGGGPRNYHEDQRGYHGDSIHFPAERRAGPPSRREDYPYRGPREDPHTGRPLEFGARAPPPHSVRNQGIYPAARSLPESGEDTLVQAILNLDRGEDRDHYRRKAAPFPPLRERSPVRREVARSPHSRSGSSVSSRGYSPDRAKGLLYPSQQGADGPEGHAGVAEHAWGPLYSQQSGHDTLGYEETFSQNKTTDKIPGLSREGSPHSATSNKEENHPLEGEREESLMAPVVEESQRLSADNFQERRAQAIAAKAHEIEKMYRQDCETFGMVVKMLVAKDPNLEKQLQVPLRENLGEIRERCLEDLKHFISELDEAVRQPEPSVCDSTTPPAALTGHKLSKTGINHSSSY, from the exons A TGACATACAGGAGAGACAGGAGTATACGAGAGATGTATGATGAACGCTTTATAACAGAGAGACCG GGTCCATACCCACGGGGAGCTGGTGCACCGGAGAGGAGAGGCCCGTTTGGCAGGCCAGAGGACGACTACAGCCGTGGCAGCGGGTATGAATACGAAGGAGGTCCGCGCTTTTTCCCGAATGGAGGAGGCCCACGAAATTATCATGAAGACCAGAGGGGCTACCATGGCGACAGTATCCATTTCCCTGCTGAACGCAGAGCTGGTCCACCTTCAAGGAGG GAGGATTATCCTTACAGAGGACCCAGGGAAGACCCACACACAGGACGGCCTTTGGAGTTTGG CGCTCGTGCACCACCTCCTCATAGCGTGCGAAACCAGGGCATCTACCCAGCAGCCAGATCGCTCCCAGAGAGCGGGGAGGACACACTAGTGCAGGCCATCCTCAACCTGGACAGAGG GGAGGACAGAGACCACTACAGGAGAAAGGCAGCCCCGTTCCCTCCTCTCAGAGAACGCTCCCCTGTGCGCCGCGAGGTGGCCCGCTCCCCCCACAGTCGCTCCGGCTCAAGCGTCAGCAGCAGGGGCTACTCACCAGACAGAGCCAAGGGCCTGCTGTATCCCTCACAGCAAG GTGCGGACGGTCCAGAAGGTCACGCAGGTGTCGCTGAGCACGCCTGGGGGCCGCTCTATTCCCAACAGAGTGGACATGATACTTTGG GGTATGAGGAGACTTTTTCTCAGAACAAGACGACTG ACAAAATTCCTGGCCTGTCAAGAGAAGGCTCCCCACACAGCGCAACTTCAAATAAG GAGGAGAACCATCCtctggagggagaaagagaggagagtcTGATGGCCCCAGTCGTGGAGGAGAGCCAAAGGTTGTCTGCAGACAACTTTCAAGAACGACGAGCCCAAGCCATCGCAGCCAAAGCTCATGAGATAGAGAAG ATGTACCGTCAGGACTGCGAGACATTTGGCATGGTGGTAAAGATGCTGGTAGCTAAAGATCCCAACCTGGAGAAGCAGCTACAGGTCCCCCTCAGGGAGAACCTCGGCGAGATCCGCGAACGTTGCCTAGAAGACCTGAAACACTTCATCAGCGAGCTGGACGAGGCGGTCCGGCAGCCAGAACCGTCCGTCTGCGACTCGACCACCCCGCCTGCAGCTCTGACGGGTCATAAACTCTCAAAGACAGGAATCAATCACAGCTCATCTTACTGA
- the pphln1 gene encoding periphilin-1 isoform X5, whose amino-acid sequence MTYRRDRSIREMYDERFITERPGPYPRGAGAPERRGPFGRPEDDYSRGSGYEYEGGPRFFPNGGGPRNYHEDQRGYHGDSIHFPAERRAGPPSRREDYPYRGPREDPHTGRPLEFGARAPPPHSVRNQGIYPAARSLPESGEDTLVQAILNLDRGEDRDHYRRKAAPFPPLRERSPVRREVARSPHSRSGSSVSSRGYSPDRAKGLLYPSQQGKRYEETFSQNKTTDKIPGLSREGSPHSATSNKEENHPLEGEREESLMAPVVEESQRLSADNFQERRAQAIAAKAHEIEKMYRQDCETFGMVVKMLVAKDPNLEKQLQVPLRENLGEIRERCLEDLKHFISELDEAVRQPEPSVCDSTTPPAALTGHKLSKTGINHSSSY is encoded by the exons A TGACATACAGGAGAGACAGGAGTATACGAGAGATGTATGATGAACGCTTTATAACAGAGAGACCG GGTCCATACCCACGGGGAGCTGGTGCACCGGAGAGGAGAGGCCCGTTTGGCAGGCCAGAGGACGACTACAGCCGTGGCAGCGGGTATGAATACGAAGGAGGTCCGCGCTTTTTCCCGAATGGAGGAGGCCCACGAAATTATCATGAAGACCAGAGGGGCTACCATGGCGACAGTATCCATTTCCCTGCTGAACGCAGAGCTGGTCCACCTTCAAGGAGG GAGGATTATCCTTACAGAGGACCCAGGGAAGACCCACACACAGGACGGCCTTTGGAGTTTGG CGCTCGTGCACCACCTCCTCATAGCGTGCGAAACCAGGGCATCTACCCAGCAGCCAGATCGCTCCCAGAGAGCGGGGAGGACACACTAGTGCAGGCCATCCTCAACCTGGACAGAGG GGAGGACAGAGACCACTACAGGAGAAAGGCAGCCCCGTTCCCTCCTCTCAGAGAACGCTCCCCTGTGCGCCGCGAGGTGGCCCGCTCCCCCCACAGTCGCTCCGGCTCAAGCGTCAGCAGCAGGGGCTACTCACCAGACAGAGCCAAGGGCCTGCTGTATCCCTCACAGCAAGGCAAGA GGTATGAGGAGACTTTTTCTCAGAACAAGACGACTG ACAAAATTCCTGGCCTGTCAAGAGAAGGCTCCCCACACAGCGCAACTTCAAATAAG GAGGAGAACCATCCtctggagggagaaagagaggagagtcTGATGGCCCCAGTCGTGGAGGAGAGCCAAAGGTTGTCTGCAGACAACTTTCAAGAACGACGAGCCCAAGCCATCGCAGCCAAAGCTCATGAGATAGAGAAG ATGTACCGTCAGGACTGCGAGACATTTGGCATGGTGGTAAAGATGCTGGTAGCTAAAGATCCCAACCTGGAGAAGCAGCTACAGGTCCCCCTCAGGGAGAACCTCGGCGAGATCCGCGAACGTTGCCTAGAAGACCTGAAACACTTCATCAGCGAGCTGGACGAGGCGGTCCGGCAGCCAGAACCGTCCGTCTGCGACTCGACCACCCCGCCTGCAGCTCTGACGGGTCATAAACTCTCAAAGACAGGAATCAATCACAGCTCATCTTACTGA
- the pphln1 gene encoding periphilin-1 isoform X7, translated as MTYRRDRSIREMYDERFITERPGPYPRGAGAPERRGPFGRPEDDYSRGSGYEYEGGPRFFPNGGGPRNYHEDQRGYHGDSIHFPAERRAGPPSRREDYPYRGPREDPHTGRPLEFGARAPPPHSVRNQGIYPAARSLPESGEDTLVQAILNLDRGEDRDHYRRKAAPFPPLRERSPVRREVARSPHSRSGSSVSSRGYSPDRAKGLLYPSQQGKNKIPGLSREGSPHSATSNKEENHPLEGEREESLMAPVVEESQRLSADNFQERRAQAIAAKAHEIEKMYRQDCETFGMVVKMLVAKDPNLEKQLQVPLRENLGEIRERCLEDLKHFISELDEAVRQPEPSVCDSTTPPAALTGHKLSKTGINHSSSY; from the exons A TGACATACAGGAGAGACAGGAGTATACGAGAGATGTATGATGAACGCTTTATAACAGAGAGACCG GGTCCATACCCACGGGGAGCTGGTGCACCGGAGAGGAGAGGCCCGTTTGGCAGGCCAGAGGACGACTACAGCCGTGGCAGCGGGTATGAATACGAAGGAGGTCCGCGCTTTTTCCCGAATGGAGGAGGCCCACGAAATTATCATGAAGACCAGAGGGGCTACCATGGCGACAGTATCCATTTCCCTGCTGAACGCAGAGCTGGTCCACCTTCAAGGAGG GAGGATTATCCTTACAGAGGACCCAGGGAAGACCCACACACAGGACGGCCTTTGGAGTTTGG CGCTCGTGCACCACCTCCTCATAGCGTGCGAAACCAGGGCATCTACCCAGCAGCCAGATCGCTCCCAGAGAGCGGGGAGGACACACTAGTGCAGGCCATCCTCAACCTGGACAGAGG GGAGGACAGAGACCACTACAGGAGAAAGGCAGCCCCGTTCCCTCCTCTCAGAGAACGCTCCCCTGTGCGCCGCGAGGTGGCCCGCTCCCCCCACAGTCGCTCCGGCTCAAGCGTCAGCAGCAGGGGCTACTCACCAGACAGAGCCAAGGGCCTGCTGTATCCCTCACAGCAAGGCAAGA ACAAAATTCCTGGCCTGTCAAGAGAAGGCTCCCCACACAGCGCAACTTCAAATAAG GAGGAGAACCATCCtctggagggagaaagagaggagagtcTGATGGCCCCAGTCGTGGAGGAGAGCCAAAGGTTGTCTGCAGACAACTTTCAAGAACGACGAGCCCAAGCCATCGCAGCCAAAGCTCATGAGATAGAGAAG ATGTACCGTCAGGACTGCGAGACATTTGGCATGGTGGTAAAGATGCTGGTAGCTAAAGATCCCAACCTGGAGAAGCAGCTACAGGTCCCCCTCAGGGAGAACCTCGGCGAGATCCGCGAACGTTGCCTAGAAGACCTGAAACACTTCATCAGCGAGCTGGACGAGGCGGTCCGGCAGCCAGAACCGTCCGTCTGCGACTCGACCACCCCGCCTGCAGCTCTGACGGGTCATAAACTCTCAAAGACAGGAATCAATCACAGCTCATCTTACTGA